One segment of Nostoc piscinale CENA21 DNA contains the following:
- the ssuE gene encoding NADPH-dependent FMN reductase, whose product MTRILAIAGSPSHPSRTYGILEYAAKLLEKEGLHIDIISVRDLPAEDLVFGKYDSPALEQPKALLAQADGVIIATPIYKAAYTGVLKAFLDLLPQKSLTGKVVLPLATGGTIAHLLAIEYALKPILGELGARHILATVYAVDKQIQKQPDDSVLLDEELEQRLKDVLQEFVKAVKFSAIESPQLAHAN is encoded by the coding sequence ATGACTCGGATTTTAGCGATCGCAGGTAGTCCTTCCCATCCTTCCAGAACCTACGGAATTTTGGAATATGCCGCCAAACTCTTGGAAAAAGAAGGTCTACACATAGACATTATTTCTGTGCGCGATTTACCTGCGGAAGATTTAGTGTTTGGCAAGTATGACAGCCCCGCCTTAGAACAACCCAAAGCTTTATTAGCCCAAGCCGACGGCGTAATTATTGCCACACCAATCTACAAAGCTGCTTACACAGGCGTACTCAAAGCATTTTTAGACTTACTCCCGCAAAAATCCTTGACCGGAAAAGTCGTGTTACCTCTGGCGACTGGTGGCACAATTGCCCATTTGTTAGCTATTGAATATGCCCTGAAACCCATCCTTGGAGAGTTAGGCGCACGCCATATTCTCGCCACCGTATATGCAGTAGACAAACAAATTCAAAAGCAACCCGATGATAGTGTCCTGCTAGATGAAGAACTGGAACAAAGGCTAAAAGACGTGCTGCAAGAATTCGTCAAAGCTGTGAAATTCTCTGCGATTGAATCTCCACAACTAGCACACGCTAACTAA
- the mgtE gene encoding magnesium transporter encodes MTETNNLNSTFQDVSRRELRDLVRTQLQMLLEAADLQAAKSILVPVQPADIAEAIEGLPEAMHALAFRLLSKDEAIEVYEYLDYSVQERLIEELKSQEVRDIVDQMSSDDRARLFDELPAKVVNRLLEQLSPVERQATALLLGYEPNTAGRIMTLEFISLKENITVIQALERIRRLANASEIIYYLYVTDAERRLTGIVSLRDLVTSQPEQIIGEIMTRDVIFVRTDTDQEEVARAIQRYDFLAVPVVDKQQLLVGIVTVDDVIDILQEETTKDIYALGGGVQSSGDNYFQMNLMEVARKRVVWLFVLLITNTVTGTIIKSQEDILTKVVTLTAFIPLLTGTGGNVGAQSSTVVIRGMNTEEIRSLGTWQVIGREAIAGLLLGGMLGIIATIWAYFLQGRIEVAIAVGTSLVAISVLASVSGSTLPFLFRMLRLDPALMSAPFITTAVDVVGVLIYFNLARVILQL; translated from the coding sequence TTGACTGAGACAAACAACTTAAACTCTACCTTTCAAGATGTGTCCCGTAGAGAATTGCGAGATTTAGTCAGGACGCAATTGCAAATGCTGTTAGAAGCAGCAGATTTACAAGCGGCAAAATCAATTTTAGTACCCGTACAACCTGCGGATATTGCCGAAGCAATTGAAGGTTTACCAGAAGCGATGCACGCTTTAGCTTTTCGTTTGCTTTCTAAAGATGAAGCGATCGAAGTCTACGAGTATCTTGACTATAGTGTACAAGAACGATTAATTGAAGAATTAAAAAGTCAAGAAGTTCGTGATATTGTCGATCAAATGTCTTCGGATGACAGAGCGAGGTTATTTGATGAATTGCCTGCCAAAGTTGTCAATCGGTTGCTAGAACAATTAAGTCCGGTAGAACGTCAAGCTACGGCTTTGCTGTTAGGTTATGAACCTAATACAGCCGGGCGAATTATGACTTTAGAGTTTATTTCTCTCAAGGAAAATATTACAGTTATTCAGGCTCTAGAGCGGATTCGTCGGTTAGCTAATGCCAGCGAAATCATTTACTATCTCTACGTCACAGACGCAGAACGACGCTTGACAGGGATTGTATCTCTGCGAGATTTGGTAACATCTCAACCAGAACAAATCATTGGGGAAATTATGACCCGTGATGTGATATTTGTTCGCACAGATACAGACCAAGAAGAAGTCGCAAGAGCCATCCAAAGATATGACTTTTTAGCTGTACCTGTGGTAGATAAACAACAGCTTTTGGTAGGTATTGTTACGGTTGATGATGTAATTGATATTTTACAAGAAGAAACCACTAAAGATATTTATGCGTTAGGTGGTGGTGTACAGTCGAGTGGCGATAATTATTTCCAGATGAACTTGATGGAAGTCGCACGTAAACGAGTGGTATGGTTATTTGTTTTATTAATTACTAATACTGTTACAGGCACAATAATTAAATCCCAAGAAGATATTTTAACCAAAGTAGTCACCCTAACAGCATTTATTCCTTTATTAACAGGAACTGGCGGTAACGTAGGCGCTCAATCTTCGACAGTGGTAATTCGGGGGATGAATACTGAAGAAATTCGTTCTCTCGGTACATGGCAAGTAATTGGCAGAGAAGCGATCGCAGGTTTACTCTTGGGTGGTATGCTGGGGATAATCGCTACAATTTGGGCATATTTTTTACAAGGAAGAATTGAAGTTGCGATCGCTGTTGGTACTAGTTTAGTCGCGATTTCGGTTTTAGCTTCGGTTTCTGGTTCCACACTGCCATTTTTATTTCGGATGTTACGTTTAGATCCTGCTTTGATGTCTGCACCATTTATCACCACAGCCGTCGATGTCGTAGGAGTTTTGATTTATTTCAATTTGGCAAGAGTAATTTTACAGCTATAG
- a CDS encoding FAD-dependent oxidoreductase, producing the protein MPASEAEAFCTKQPSTVLTVRCQSYHYGDSVLLIGDAAHAVSPSIGQGCNAALEDVLIFDKLLDEYSDNIPEAIAQFTVRRQPDGYALVELGNNAFPLSQWLFIEYIIRDIFAKILHKLFPNNFAQPLFYLISETTVPYAEILNLYKGWIAKVKKSHTKL; encoded by the coding sequence ATGCCAGCATCAGAGGCGGAAGCTTTCTGCACTAAACAGCCATCAACAGTGTTAACAGTTCGCTGTCAAAGTTACCATTATGGTGATAGTGTATTGCTCATAGGTGATGCGGCTCACGCTGTATCTCCATCCATTGGTCAAGGTTGCAATGCTGCTCTGGAAGATGTATTGATATTTGACAAGCTTTTAGATGAATATTCTGATAATATCCCAGAGGCGATCGCACAATTTACTGTGCGCCGTCAGCCAGATGGTTATGCTTTAGTAGAACTGGGTAATAACGCATTTCCTTTATCACAATGGTTATTTATTGAGTATATTATTAGAGACATTTTTGCAAAAATTCTCCACAAACTATTTCCTAACAATTTTGCCCAGCCACTATTTTATTTAATTTCAGAAACTACTGTTCCTTATGCAGAGATTCTGAATTTATATAAAGGTTGGATTGCTAAAGTCAAAAAATCTCATACTAAGTTATAA
- a CDS encoding Uma2 family endonuclease, producing MTASNIKIPPLESGDRLTRQEFERRYYAMPHTKKAELIEGVVYVASPLRFKSHGKPHGNLIIWLGTYKVATPGVELGDNSTVRLDLDNELQPDVVLLIDEQLGGQASISEDDYIEGAPELIAEVAASSAANDLYDKKRVYRRNGVKEYIVWQVFENKFDWFMLENGEYKALNPDIDGIINSYVFPGLWLDVNALLTGEMTQVLAVLQRGLNSQEHQIFIQQLASKS from the coding sequence ATGACAGCATCAAATATCAAAATACCACCTTTAGAAAGTGGCGATCGCCTAACTCGCCAAGAATTTGAACGTCGTTATTATGCCATGCCTCATACTAAAAAAGCAGAACTAATAGAAGGAGTTGTATACGTGGCTTCACCCTTACGTTTTAAAAGTCATGGAAAACCACATGGAAACTTGATAATTTGGCTAGGAACTTACAAAGTTGCGACCCCTGGTGTAGAGTTGGGTGATAATTCTACAGTCCGCTTAGATTTAGATAATGAACTACAGCCGGATGTTGTGCTGTTAATTGATGAACAACTGGGTGGACAAGCAAGTATTAGTGAAGATGACTATATTGAAGGCGCACCAGAATTAATTGCCGAAGTTGCTGCGAGTAGTGCTGCTAATGACTTGTATGATAAAAAGCGAGTATACCGACGCAATGGTGTAAAAGAGTATATTGTTTGGCAAGTTTTTGAGAATAAATTTGATTGGTTCATGTTAGAAAATGGTGAATATAAAGCGTTAAATCCTGATATAGATGGGATTATCAATAGTTATGTCTTTCCTGGTTTATGGTTGGATGTAAATGCACTGTTAACTGGAGAAATGACCCAAGTTTTAGCAGTACTGCAAAGAGGTTTAAACTCACAAGAACATCAAATATTTATACAACAATTAGCAAGTAAATCTTAA
- a CDS encoding FAD-dependent oxidoreductase: protein MLKKVVIIGAGPSGLLLAQYLLRRGDNYQVDIYERRSDPRIIAFSKSRTYPISLNERGMYALRQIEGLEAAVKDISLVMNGTIFHQSNGKTRYTPRQNPLFTLDRTNLAIAILSDLTNKYHHRLNIHFDCQCQQVDFATKTLIVINTSKASEEVATVHYDFLIGADGAYSAVRESLKLKANFICEQKYIPTDYKSFFLPAPEAQSNINLSTDKIHSWMLKDGTVVLLLHQLGKTMSGIIHFPRQQNQVANLSTQAEVLNFFSSKFSRYWSINASIRGGSFLH, encoded by the coding sequence ATGCTAAAAAAAGTAGTGATTATTGGTGCTGGCCCAAGTGGACTGTTATTGGCTCAATATTTGTTACGTCGTGGTGATAATTATCAAGTAGATATTTATGAACGTCGCAGTGACCCCAGAATTATAGCTTTTTCTAAATCTAGAACTTATCCCATCTCTCTCAACGAGAGAGGGATGTATGCTTTAAGACAAATTGAGGGATTAGAAGCAGCAGTCAAAGACATAAGTTTAGTCATGAATGGCACGATTTTTCATCAAAGTAATGGCAAAACTAGATATACTCCACGACAAAATCCTTTATTCACTCTTGATAGAACAAATTTAGCGATCGCCATTTTATCAGACTTAACTAATAAGTATCATCATCGCTTAAATATCCACTTTGATTGTCAATGTCAGCAAGTTGATTTTGCGACTAAAACCTTAATAGTAATTAATACATCTAAAGCATCAGAAGAAGTGGCTACTGTGCATTACGATTTTTTAATTGGTGCAGATGGAGCCTATTCGGCGGTTAGAGAAAGTTTGAAATTGAAGGCAAATTTTATCTGTGAACAAAAATATATTCCCACAGATTATAAATCATTTTTCTTACCTGCTCCTGAAGCTCAATCTAATATCAATTTATCCACAGATAAAATCCATTCTTGGATGCTGAAAGATGGCACGGTTGTCTTATTACTCCATCAATTAGGCAAAACCATGAGTGGAATTATTCATTTTCCTCGCCAACAAAATCAAGTAGCTAATCTTTCCACCCAGGCAGAAGTATTAAATTTTTTTTCAAGCAAATTTTCCAGATATTGGTCAATTAATGCCAGCATCAGAGGCGGAAGCTTTCTGCACTAA
- a CDS encoding MgtC/SapB family protein, with the protein MGPMFINADDWPHIGFRLVMALVVGCMIGFNRQQGGRPAGMRTFMLVSMGAALFVMIPLQAEGDSPYAATNALSRTIQGVATGVGFLGAGLILQESPRKSAVPKVRNLTTAACVWTAAGLGAAIGCGLWQMGLIGGLLTLITLSGVKRINQSVKFKFEQSRTIQTQEKVNLFESDEND; encoded by the coding sequence ATGGGGCCGATGTTTATTAATGCTGATGATTGGCCACATATAGGATTTAGGCTAGTAATGGCGTTGGTAGTTGGTTGCATGATTGGATTTAACCGTCAGCAAGGTGGTAGGCCAGCCGGAATGAGAACATTTATGTTAGTCAGTATGGGAGCAGCCTTGTTTGTTATGATACCATTACAAGCTGAAGGTGATAGTCCTTATGCAGCGACTAATGCCTTAAGTCGAACAATTCAAGGTGTTGCTACTGGGGTAGGATTTCTCGGAGCAGGATTAATTTTACAAGAATCCCCCAGAAAGAGTGCTGTTCCTAAAGTGCGGAATTTAACTACAGCTGCTTGTGTATGGACAGCCGCCGGATTAGGTGCTGCTATTGGCTGTGGTTTGTGGCAAATGGGATTAATAGGTGGACTGCTGACGTTGATTACTCTAAGTGGAGTGAAACGCATTAATCAGTCAGTGAAATTTAAGTTTGAGCAGAGTAGGACAATACAAACTCAAGAGAAAGTTAATCTCTTTGAGTCCGATGAGAATGATTAA
- the ssuD gene encoding FMNH2-dependent alkanesulfonate monooxygenase yields the protein MQLLWFIPTHGDGRYLGTATGGRSVSFPYFRQIAQAVDDLGYTGALLPTGKSCEDAWVVASTLVSLTQQMRFLVAIRPGLMSPTLAARMAATFDRLSRGRLLINVVTGGDPVEAAGDGLHLAHDERYELTDEFLTVWRSLVNSETVNLKGEYLDIQDGKILFAPVQKPYPPLWFGGSSAIAQKIAAKHVDVYLTWGEPPEQVAEKIAAVRRLAEIEGRTLRFGIRLHVIVRETETEAWDAANQLIRYVDDEAIAKAQKVYARMDSEGQRRMSQLHKGSRETLEISPNLWAGVGLVRGGAGTALVGDPDRVAARMLEYADLGIETFILSGYPHLEEAYRVAELLFGRLPLENLPKVEEKHIISPFGEIVANEEFLKQQPQQKAASIS from the coding sequence ATGCAGCTACTCTGGTTCATCCCTACCCACGGCGATGGGCGTTACTTAGGAACAGCTACTGGCGGGAGGTCTGTAAGCTTTCCGTACTTTCGACAAATTGCACAGGCAGTAGATGACCTGGGTTACACAGGGGCATTATTACCTACCGGGAAATCTTGTGAAGATGCCTGGGTTGTGGCATCAACTTTAGTATCCTTAACCCAACAGATGCGTTTTTTGGTGGCGATACGTCCAGGTTTGATGTCGCCAACGTTAGCCGCGAGGATGGCGGCGACATTTGACCGTCTGTCTAGAGGAAGGTTGCTGATTAATGTTGTGACTGGTGGCGATCCTGTGGAGGCGGCTGGAGATGGCTTGCATTTAGCTCATGATGAGCGTTATGAATTAACAGATGAATTTTTGACGGTATGGCGATCGCTCGTCAATAGCGAAACTGTTAACCTCAAAGGTGAGTACCTAGATATTCAAGACGGTAAAATTTTGTTTGCGCCTGTGCAGAAACCCTATCCGCCGTTGTGGTTTGGTGGTTCCTCTGCGATCGCCCAAAAAATCGCCGCCAAACACGTTGATGTTTACTTAACTTGGGGTGAACCACCCGAACAAGTTGCCGAAAAAATTGCCGCAGTTCGCAGACTTGCAGAGATTGAAGGTAGAACTTTGCGGTTTGGCATTCGGCTACACGTGATTGTGCGGGAAACTGAAACTGAAGCTTGGGACGCAGCTAATCAATTGATTCGCTATGTGGATGATGAAGCCATTGCCAAAGCCCAAAAAGTTTATGCGAGGATGGATTCGGAAGGGCAACGCCGTATGAGTCAGTTACATAAAGGTAGCCGAGAAACACTCGAAATTAGTCCGAATTTATGGGCTGGTGTGGGTTTAGTGCGTGGTGGTGCAGGTACAGCACTGGTTGGTGATCCCGATAGAGTCGCCGCCAGAATGTTGGAATATGCAGACTTGGGAATTGAAACCTTTATTCTTTCTGGCTATCCCCATTTAGAAGAAGCTTATCGCGTTGCAGAATTATTATTTGGGCGTTTACCTTTAGAGAACTTGCCCAAAGTCGAAGAAAAACATATCATCAGTCCCTTTGGCGAGATTGTCGCTAATGAAGAATTCCTTAAGCAGCAGCCTCAGCAAAAAGCTGCGTCCATATCCTAA
- a CDS encoding GDSL-type esterase/lipase family protein, translating into MGESFVNGIGDPEFLGWTGRICVNAYQKGYDITYYNLGVRRETSTELKNRWLREVTYRLPKEYNGRVVFCFGVNDTTIENGQPRVAVADSLNNIREILSVAKQLYPVLMISPPPCTDAEQNHRIGNLAQEFALVCQQLDVPYLNVFPTLIKSHTWIEEAKNYDGAHPQAAGYTELAQIVNNWDAWLNWFN; encoded by the coding sequence TTGGGTGAATCATTTGTCAACGGTATAGGCGACCCAGAATTTCTTGGTTGGACAGGGAGAATTTGCGTAAATGCTTATCAAAAAGGGTATGATATCACCTACTACAATTTAGGTGTACGCAGAGAAACCAGTACTGAACTCAAAAATCGTTGGCTAAGAGAAGTAACTTATCGTCTACCAAAAGAATATAACGGGAGAGTTGTATTTTGTTTTGGAGTGAATGACACGACTATCGAAAATGGTCAACCTCGTGTTGCTGTTGCAGATTCACTCAATAATATACGTGAGATTTTGAGCGTAGCCAAACAGTTATATCCTGTTTTGATGATTAGTCCACCGCCATGTACAGACGCAGAACAAAATCACAGAATTGGTAATTTAGCACAAGAGTTTGCTTTAGTTTGTCAGCAATTAGATGTGCCTTATCTTAATGTTTTCCCGACATTAATTAAATCGCATACTTGGATAGAAGAAGCCAAGAATTATGATGGCGCTCATCCACAAGCAGCGGGGTATACAGAATTGGCTCAAATTGTGAATAATTGGGATGCTTGGTTAAATTGGTTTAATTAA
- a CDS encoding beta-class carbonic anhydrase has translation MLHQQIDEKLAQKEAWALRRQLGIPNNKRLWVLACMDERLPVEKALGIAEGDAHIFRNAGGLVTDDAIRSAMLTTQFFNTKEIIVINHTECGMMSASGDFLSEVLRSRGIDVDAVAVDPALPELKLPKGVFSKWIKTFTDVDEICKQQVELLRQSPLIPDDVVIHGYIWEVETMSLRRPYERLSEKVNTAEAMQTKKTKSP, from the coding sequence ATGTTGCATCAACAAATTGACGAAAAACTTGCCCAAAAAGAAGCTTGGGCATTGCGGCGACAATTGGGCATACCCAACAATAAACGTTTGTGGGTATTAGCCTGCATGGATGAACGTTTACCAGTAGAAAAAGCTTTAGGAATTGCCGAGGGCGATGCACATATTTTTCGTAATGCTGGCGGGTTAGTCACAGATGATGCCATTCGGTCAGCGATGTTAACCACACAATTTTTTAACACCAAAGAAATTATTGTGATTAACCATACTGAGTGCGGCATGATGAGTGCTTCTGGAGACTTTCTCAGTGAAGTGTTACGCAGCCGAGGTATTGATGTGGATGCAGTTGCAGTTGATCCCGCCTTACCAGAGTTGAAACTACCCAAAGGTGTGTTTTCCAAATGGATTAAAACCTTTACCGATGTAGACGAAATCTGCAAACAGCAGGTGGAATTGCTACGTCAATCTCCGTTGATTCCCGATGATGTGGTGATTCATGGCTACATTTGGGAAGTTGAGACAATGAGTTTACGCCGCCCCTACGAACGTTTGAGTGAGAAGGTCAATACAGCCGAGGCTATGCAGACCAAAAAGACAAAATCACCGTGA